The Leucobacter sp. UCMA 4100 genome window below encodes:
- the ndk gene encoding nucleoside-diphosphate kinase, which yields MAVEETLILVKPDGVKRNLVGEILRRVEAKGYEIADLRMVHASRALLAAHYEEHEGKPFYEPLVEFMSSGPVVAIRASGERVIEGFRSLAGSTEPTSAAPGTIRGDLGRDWGTSVQQNLVHGSDSTLSAERELALWFA from the coding sequence GTGGCTGTTGAAGAAACACTCATCCTCGTCAAACCAGATGGCGTCAAGCGTAACCTCGTCGGCGAAATCTTGCGCCGGGTCGAGGCAAAGGGGTACGAAATCGCTGACCTGCGCATGGTGCACGCCTCGCGTGCGCTGCTCGCTGCCCACTACGAAGAGCACGAGGGCAAGCCCTTCTATGAGCCGCTCGTAGAGTTCATGTCGTCGGGCCCCGTCGTTGCCATTCGCGCGAGCGGCGAGCGGGTCATCGAAGGATTCCGTTCACTCGCTGGCTCGACCGAGCCGACGAGCGCTGCTCCCGGGACGATCCGCGGCGACCTCGGTCGCGACTGGGGAACGAGTGTTCAGCAGAACCTCGTTCACGGTAGCGACAGCACGCTGAGTGCAGAGCGTGAGCTCGCACTCTGGTTTGCATAA
- a CDS encoding DUF4233 domain-containing protein, translated as MTHNPGQDDDLVLSPSEQRAHNLALRASGTKKTSTQKSLASIALGFELFVVFLIGLTLFGLGVFDPAWVGLVIGGVACLLIIVALGLMRMGNVGIILGWIVHGLYFVGAFFLVPILFVGLIFTGLWLYCMWKGAQIDRMREARL; from the coding sequence ATGACGCACAATCCTGGGCAAGACGACGATCTCGTACTCTCACCAAGCGAGCAGCGCGCCCACAACCTTGCGCTTCGCGCGAGCGGAACGAAGAAAACCTCGACCCAAAAGTCACTCGCGTCGATCGCGCTCGGCTTCGAGCTGTTCGTCGTGTTTCTTATCGGGCTCACGCTCTTCGGGCTCGGCGTCTTCGACCCAGCCTGGGTTGGGCTCGTGATCGGTGGCGTCGCCTGCCTGCTCATCATCGTTGCCCTCGGGCTGATGCGAATGGGCAACGTTGGCATCATTCTCGGGTGGATCGTGCACGGCCTCTATTTCGTTGGCGCCTTTTTTCTCGTGCCGATTCTGTTCGTTGGCCTCATCTTCACTGGCCTGTGGCTCTACTGCATGTGGAAAGGCGCTCAAATTGACCGCATGCGCGAAGCTAGACTGTAA
- the ileS gene encoding isoleucine--tRNA ligase, translated as MSYPKQSHSSAAAGASFGVTPSPRFPEIETQVLKFWAEDDTFRESIRQREGCDQWVFNDGPPFANGLPHYGHLLTGYAKDVFPRFQTMMGKKVERRFGWDTHGLPAELEVMKQLGITEKSEIEEMGIATFNAKARESVLMYTREWEEYVTRQARWVDFENDYRTLNVEFMESVLWAFKQLYDKGLAYEGHRVLPYCWRDETPLSNHELRMDDDVYQMRQDPSVTVAFPFTGAKAAELGIEGVRALAWTTTPWTLPTNAALAVGPDIEYAVVAAGPLGASDGGSSGEARYLLARELVTNHAKDLGYESGEAATEAIERTLKGAELADVQYEPVFDYFADAEVWGTENYWRVLVDDYVGASDGTGVVHQSPAYGEDDMRITNAAGMPTIVSLDEGGRFIKAVGDVAGELWFEANRPLIRLLRESGRLLREQSYEHSYPHCWRCRNPLIYKAVSSWFVSVTKIKDRLLEVNEDINWVPANVKHGQFGKWLEGARDWSVSRNRYWGSPIPVWKSDDPEYPRVDVYGSIEEIERDFGRVSRNEAGEVDLHRPYVDDLTRPNPDDPTGKSTMRRIEDVFDVWFDSGSMPFAQAHYPFENQEWFEEQQPADFIVEYIGQTRGWFYVQHVLATALFDRPAFKNVISHGIVLGSDGNKMSKSLQNYPDVNEVFDRDGSDAMRWFLMASPVVRGGNLIVTEEGIREGVRQFILPLWNTWYFFSLYANADGFEASWSTDSTDPLDRYILAKTGQLVRDVEQHLGDLDTTTAAEALRDYAELLTNWFVRRSRDRFWEGVNGANGKPENAQAFNTLFTVLETLTRVAAPMAPLVTEEIWRGLTGGRSVHLTDWPDASAFPVDDELVAAMDEVRQITSQSLALRKAERLRVRLPLADLTVVTSRPDAIAPFSAILRDELNVKHVSLVAQDENSAAEHGIVHSLSVNARAAGPRLGKDVQFAIKGAKTGDWSEENGVVTAGGFALEPGEYDLTLTVSDAATEGQAVGLIAGGGFVLLSTVTTPELEAEGVARDAIRGVQEARKNAGLDVSDRIELTLGASPENADALTAHAELIASETLSTRLAVESLEAAALENDPETSAAGVASRASALGAAKEPLIITINATAARAAKED; from the coding sequence GCGCATCATTTGGAGTAACCCCGTCGCCGCGTTTTCCCGAGATTGAGACGCAGGTGCTCAAGTTTTGGGCCGAAGACGACACCTTTCGTGAGTCGATTCGCCAGCGCGAGGGGTGCGATCAGTGGGTCTTCAACGATGGCCCTCCCTTTGCGAACGGCCTGCCGCACTACGGCCACTTGCTGACCGGCTACGCCAAAGACGTTTTTCCGCGCTTCCAGACCATGATGGGCAAGAAGGTTGAGCGCCGCTTCGGCTGGGACACCCACGGCTTGCCGGCAGAGCTTGAGGTCATGAAGCAACTCGGCATCACCGAGAAGAGCGAGATCGAAGAGATGGGCATCGCGACGTTCAACGCGAAGGCCCGCGAATCGGTGCTCATGTACACCCGCGAGTGGGAAGAGTACGTCACGCGTCAGGCCCGTTGGGTCGACTTCGAGAACGACTACCGAACGCTCAACGTCGAGTTCATGGAGAGTGTGCTCTGGGCGTTCAAGCAGCTCTATGACAAGGGCCTTGCGTACGAGGGGCACCGCGTGCTGCCGTACTGCTGGCGCGACGAGACTCCGCTCTCGAACCACGAGCTTCGCATGGACGATGACGTGTACCAGATGCGTCAGGACCCGTCGGTCACGGTTGCTTTCCCATTCACGGGTGCGAAGGCCGCTGAGCTCGGCATAGAGGGCGTTCGCGCGCTTGCTTGGACGACGACCCCCTGGACGCTGCCAACGAACGCGGCCCTCGCGGTTGGCCCCGACATCGAATATGCTGTCGTCGCGGCCGGCCCGCTTGGCGCGAGCGATGGCGGATCATCGGGCGAGGCCCGATACCTGCTCGCCCGCGAGCTCGTCACGAACCACGCGAAAGATCTCGGCTACGAGAGCGGGGAAGCGGCGACCGAGGCCATCGAACGCACGCTGAAGGGCGCAGAGCTTGCCGACGTGCAGTACGAGCCCGTGTTCGATTACTTTGCCGACGCCGAGGTGTGGGGCACCGAGAACTACTGGCGCGTACTCGTCGACGATTACGTTGGGGCCTCTGACGGCACCGGCGTCGTTCATCAGTCGCCCGCGTATGGTGAAGACGATATGCGCATCACCAATGCCGCCGGCATGCCGACGATCGTGAGCCTCGACGAGGGCGGCCGCTTTATCAAGGCCGTGGGTGACGTGGCAGGCGAACTCTGGTTTGAGGCGAACCGGCCGCTGATCCGCCTCTTGCGCGAATCGGGTCGCCTCTTGCGTGAGCAGAGCTACGAGCACTCGTACCCGCACTGCTGGCGCTGCCGCAACCCACTCATCTACAAGGCCGTCTCGAGCTGGTTCGTGAGCGTCACGAAGATCAAGGATCGCCTGCTCGAGGTCAACGAGGACATCAATTGGGTGCCCGCGAACGTGAAGCACGGGCAGTTTGGCAAGTGGCTCGAGGGCGCGCGTGACTGGTCAGTGAGCCGCAACCGCTACTGGGGCAGCCCGATCCCAGTATGGAAGAGCGACGACCCCGAGTACCCGCGTGTCGACGTCTACGGCTCGATCGAAGAGATCGAGCGTGACTTCGGGCGCGTATCGCGCAACGAGGCCGGCGAGGTCGACCTGCACCGCCCGTACGTCGACGATCTCACGCGGCCGAACCCAGACGATCCGACCGGCAAATCGACGATGCGCCGCATCGAAGACGTGTTTGACGTGTGGTTCGACTCGGGCTCGATGCCGTTTGCCCAGGCCCACTACCCGTTCGAGAACCAGGAGTGGTTCGAAGAGCAGCAACCCGCCGACTTCATCGTCGAGTACATCGGGCAAACGCGCGGCTGGTTCTACGTGCAGCACGTGCTCGCAACCGCGCTCTTCGACCGCCCAGCGTTCAAGAACGTCATCAGCCACGGCATCGTGCTCGGCTCAGACGGCAACAAGATGTCGAAGTCGCTGCAAAACTACCCCGACGTCAATGAGGTGTTTGACCGTGACGGCTCAGACGCGATGCGCTGGTTCCTCATGGCATCACCCGTCGTGCGCGGCGGCAACCTCATCGTCACCGAAGAGGGCATTCGTGAGGGCGTTCGTCAGTTCATCCTGCCGCTCTGGAACACCTGGTACTTCTTCAGCCTCTACGCGAACGCCGACGGCTTCGAGGCGAGCTGGAGCACCGACTCGACCGATCCGCTTGATCGCTACATTCTCGCGAAAACGGGACAGCTTGTGCGCGACGTTGAGCAGCACCTTGGCGACCTCGACACGACCACCGCAGCCGAGGCGCTGCGTGACTACGCCGAGCTGCTCACGAACTGGTTCGTGCGTCGTTCTCGCGACCGCTTCTGGGAAGGGGTCAACGGGGCGAACGGCAAGCCTGAAAACGCTCAGGCATTCAACACGCTGTTCACGGTGCTTGAAACGCTCACCCGGGTGGCCGCTCCCATGGCGCCACTCGTGACCGAGGAAATCTGGCGCGGGCTCACCGGCGGCCGCTCGGTACACCTCACCGATTGGCCTGACGCGAGCGCGTTCCCCGTCGACGACGAGCTCGTCGCGGCGATGGACGAGGTGCGTCAAATCACCTCGCAGTCACTCGCGCTGCGCAAGGCCGAGCGCCTTCGTGTACGCCTGCCTCTCGCCGACCTCACGGTCGTCACGAGCCGCCCAGACGCGATCGCTCCGTTTAGCGCGATTCTGCGCGACGAGCTCAACGTGAAGCACGTCTCGCTCGTGGCCCAGGACGAGAACAGCGCGGCCGAGCACGGCATTGTGCATTCACTCTCGGTGAACGCCCGCGCGGCCGGCCCGAGGCTTGGCAAAGACGTGCAGTTTGCCATCAAGGGCGCGAAGACCGGTGACTGGTCTGAAGAGAACGGCGTCGTGACGGCGGGCGGGTTTGCGCTGGAACCTGGCGAGTACGATCTCACGCTCACCGTGAGTGATGCCGCGACCGAAGGACAGGCAGTCGGTCTCATCGCGGGCGGCGGCTTCGTGCTGCTCAGCACCGTGACGACCCCCGAACTCGAGGCCGAGGGCGTCGCTCGTGACGCGATTCGCGGCGTGCAAGAGGCCCGCAAGAACGCCGGCCTCGACGTGAGCGACCGCATTGAGCTGACGCTCGGTGCCTCGCCCGAGAACGCCGACGCGCTTACCGCCCACGCCGAGCTCATCGCGAGCGAGACCCTCTCAACCCGGCTCGCCGTCGAATCACTCGAGGCCGCGGCTCTTGAGAACGACCCAGAAACCAGTGCCGCAGGGGTTGCCTCACGCGCGAGTGCGCTCGGCGCGGCGAAGGAACCCCTCATCATCACGATCAACGCAACCGCGGCACGTGCCGCGAAGGAGGACTAG
- a CDS encoding bifunctional folylpolyglutamate synthase/dihydrofolate synthase codes for MGASSTAEVYAELLSRTGEAQPRPRLDPVRRLTDLLGQPQNLFPVIHVGGTNGKTTTARVIESLLRAYGLKTGLFTSPHLVDFTERIQLEGEQISEAALVAAWEEMQPALEIVDTELAAKGELPITYFEALAALAYTAFADAPVEVAVVEIGIGGEWDATNITDAEVSVITPIGLDHVHILGDTVAEIARTKAFIVKEGKTLVTAAQEPSALAELEARAEAVGSRMLVAERDFSLRADVSGVGGRIVEITGIAGTEYEGLFIPLYGPHQAENVTLAVAAVEAFLGTERPLPEDALEQGLGSLTSPGRLQPIGVQPLVLVDAAHNPHGAKTLATAMSESFSFSDLMLIVGTFADKDARGILEALLPLTPNVYVVGIHSERSRDPEELARLALEVRPDVNLQLFDELEEAVEEARGWAEEADGRGVLIAGSVFLAGEAISLARQADWGAEV; via the coding sequence GTGGGCGCATCGAGCACCGCAGAGGTGTACGCAGAGCTGCTCTCGCGAACTGGCGAGGCGCAGCCGCGACCCAGGCTTGACCCGGTTCGCAGGCTCACCGACCTGCTCGGCCAGCCGCAAAACCTGTTTCCGGTCATACACGTGGGCGGCACGAACGGGAAGACGACGACGGCTAGGGTCATCGAGTCGCTGCTCAGGGCCTACGGGCTGAAAACGGGGCTCTTCACGAGCCCGCACCTCGTTGATTTCACCGAGCGTATTCAGCTTGAGGGTGAGCAGATCAGCGAGGCGGCACTCGTCGCCGCGTGGGAAGAGATGCAGCCTGCCCTCGAGATCGTCGATACCGAACTCGCTGCGAAGGGCGAGCTGCCGATTACGTACTTCGAGGCGCTTGCCGCGCTCGCATACACCGCTTTCGCCGACGCGCCCGTCGAGGTTGCCGTTGTCGAGATCGGCATTGGTGGCGAGTGGGACGCGACGAACATTACCGACGCTGAGGTCTCGGTCATCACGCCGATCGGCCTCGACCATGTGCACATTCTCGGCGATACCGTTGCTGAGATCGCTCGCACGAAGGCCTTCATCGTGAAAGAGGGCAAGACGCTCGTGACCGCGGCGCAGGAGCCCTCGGCGCTCGCTGAGCTCGAGGCTCGAGCCGAGGCGGTCGGATCGCGCATGCTTGTCGCCGAGCGGGATTTCTCGCTGCGCGCAGACGTGAGCGGCGTGGGAGGGCGCATCGTCGAGATCACGGGTATCGCTGGAACCGAGTACGAGGGGCTGTTTATTCCGCTCTACGGGCCGCATCAGGCCGAAAACGTGACGCTCGCGGTTGCCGCCGTCGAGGCGTTTCTCGGGACCGAGCGCCCCCTCCCAGAGGATGCGCTCGAGCAGGGCCTCGGCAGCCTCACTTCGCCCGGAAGGCTGCAGCCGATTGGCGTACAGCCACTCGTGCTCGTCGATGCGGCGCACAACCCGCACGGCGCGAAGACGCTTGCGACCGCGATGAGCGAATCGTTCAGCTTCTCAGATCTCATGCTCATCGTCGGCACGTTCGCCGACAAAGATGCGCGGGGCATTCTTGAGGCGCTGCTGCCGCTCACGCCAAACGTGTACGTGGTAGGGATCCACTCAGAACGGTCCCGTGACCCCGAAGAGCTCGCGAGGCTTGCCCTCGAGGTTCGACCAGACGTCAACCTCCAGCTCTTCGACGAGCTTGAAGAAGCCGTTGAAGAGGCTCGTGGCTGGGCCGAAGAGGCCGACGGCCGCGGCGTGCTCATCGCAGGTTCAGTATTTCTTGCGGGCGAGGCCATCTCGCTCGCCCGCCAGGCAGATTGGGGAGCTGAAGTATGA